A window from Verrucomicrobiota bacterium encodes these proteins:
- a CDS encoding RNA polymerase sigma factor, which produces MHDLEFEQVVSAYYEPLYRFALSLSRSEADASDLTQQTFYIWASKGGQLRDAAKVKTWLFTTLHREFLGTVRRQGRFAHHELSSVESELPAIEPDAVSRMESAEIMAALMSVEEPYLAPLALFYLGGHSYHEIAKILNVPPGTAMSRLARGKDRLRARLSLQMQETEGKIVPLPRQHAG; this is translated from the coding sequence GTGGTGAGCGCCTATTACGAGCCGCTCTACCGGTTCGCGCTCAGTCTCTCGCGCAGCGAGGCGGACGCCAGCGACCTGACGCAGCAGACTTTTTACATCTGGGCGTCGAAGGGCGGGCAGTTGCGCGACGCGGCGAAGGTGAAGACGTGGCTGTTCACGACGTTGCACCGGGAATTCCTCGGCACCGTGCGGCGGCAGGGGCGTTTCGCGCACCACGAACTGAGTTCCGTCGAGAGTGAATTGCCGGCAATCGAGCCCGACGCCGTGAGCCGCATGGAATCCGCCGAGATCATGGCGGCCTTGATGAGCGTCGAGGAACCGTATCTCGCGCCACTCGCGCTTTTTTACCTGGGCGGACATTCGTATCACGAGATCGCCAAAATATTGAACGTGCCGCCGGGCACGGCGATGTCGAGACTGGCGCGCGGCAAGGACCGGCTCCGCGCGAGACTTTCGCTGCAGATGCAGGAGACGGAAGGCAAGATTGTCCCGCTGCCCAGACAGCACGCGGGCTGA
- a CDS encoding PTS sugar transporter subunit IIA codes for MTLADILNADQIVPELRAANRWEAIDELIEVLVRCGRIKPEHREAVTAVVKKRETSMSTGIGFGVGIPHASTDVIGEVTGAFGRSARGINFDALDNQPVRHVMLFLVPHGQFQKHLHTLADIAKKLHNKDFRASIESATAAAEIYKVIKDHPPQK; via the coding sequence ATGACGCTGGCCGACATCCTCAACGCGGATCAGATCGTTCCCGAACTGCGCGCGGCCAACCGGTGGGAGGCCATCGACGAGCTCATCGAGGTGCTCGTTCGCTGCGGCAGGATCAAGCCCGAACACCGCGAGGCGGTCACCGCCGTCGTCAAGAAACGCGAGACCTCCATGAGCACGGGCATCGGGTTCGGGGTGGGCATTCCGCACGCCTCGACGGATGTCATCGGCGAAGTCACCGGCGCCTTCGGCCGCTCGGCGCGCGGCATCAACTTCGACGCGCTCGACAACCAGCCTGTCCGCCACGTGATGCTCTTCCTCGTCCCGCACGGTCAGTTCCAGAAGCACCTCCACACGCTCGCCGACATCGCGAAGAAACTTCACAACAAGGATTTTCGCGCCTCGATCGAGTCCGCCACCGCCGCCGCGGAAATCTACAAGGTCATCAAGGACCATCCGCCGCAGAAGTAG
- a CDS encoding c-type cytochrome, translating into MKKLLDWLDQRTGYRKITHEALAEPIPGGARWRYVWGSTLTFCFAVQILTGFFLWMAYSPSSQTAWESVFYIQHQMTGGWLLRGIHHFTAQAMNILLVLHLMQVVIDGAYKAPREVNFWTGLILLQLVLALSLTGYLLPWDQKGYWATKVATNLLGIVPLIGADLQKIVVGGPDYGHHTLTRFFALHAGVLPAAMVALIAGHIWLFRRHGITTRRPHKKPDSRFWPDQVLMDSVACLAVAATVLFLCVRHKVFGTHGPLGAELGAPADPGEPFSAARPEWYFLFLFQFLKYFPGSMEIWGAIIIPGVVMGAMFLLPKLGETTRGHRLNLVFLGALILGSGWLTWLAMKQDAADPGYRLAVVEADREAHRAAELAQSPDGIPIAGAASLLRSDPLTQGPKIFAKNCASCHRFDGHDGTGRAGQGPPTAPDLKHFASREWLAGLLDPARVDSPHYFGGTKFIEGKMAKWVKKNVTAYTPGQKAQLAKVIMAVSAEAGLRAQRDSDARDAAAIKEGAALAKGDIGCTECHAFQKPDEDATAPTLTGYGSREWLVRFISNPKHADFYGSRNDRMPAFGASQILDEQSIGLVADWLRGDWYVPAQTGTGASAAKR; encoded by the coding sequence ATGAAGAAGCTGCTCGACTGGCTCGACCAGCGGACGGGTTACCGGAAAATCACCCACGAGGCGCTCGCGGAGCCCATTCCCGGCGGCGCGCGCTGGCGTTACGTGTGGGGCAGCACGCTCACGTTTTGCTTCGCGGTGCAGATCCTCACGGGCTTTTTCCTCTGGATGGCCTACAGCCCGAGTTCGCAGACGGCCTGGGAAAGCGTCTTCTACATCCAGCACCAGATGACCGGAGGCTGGCTGTTGCGCGGCATCCATCACTTTACGGCGCAGGCGATGAACATCCTGCTGGTGCTGCACCTGATGCAGGTGGTGATCGACGGCGCCTACAAGGCACCGCGCGAGGTGAATTTCTGGACGGGGCTCATCCTGCTGCAGCTCGTGCTTGCGCTCTCGCTCACCGGCTACCTGCTGCCGTGGGACCAGAAGGGCTACTGGGCCACGAAAGTCGCCACCAACCTGCTCGGCATCGTGCCGCTCATCGGCGCGGACTTGCAGAAGATCGTCGTCGGCGGGCCCGATTACGGGCATCACACGCTCACCCGGTTCTTCGCGCTTCACGCGGGCGTGCTGCCCGCGGCGATGGTCGCGCTCATCGCCGGGCACATCTGGCTTTTCCGCCGGCACGGCATCACGACGAGGCGGCCGCACAAGAAACCCGACTCGCGATTCTGGCCGGACCAGGTGTTGATGGATTCGGTGGCGTGCCTCGCGGTTGCGGCCACGGTGCTTTTCCTGTGCGTGCGGCACAAGGTCTTCGGCACGCATGGCCCGCTCGGCGCGGAGCTCGGCGCGCCCGCGGACCCGGGCGAGCCGTTCTCGGCCGCGCGGCCCGAGTGGTATTTCCTGTTTCTGTTTCAGTTCCTCAAATACTTCCCCGGCTCGATGGAAATCTGGGGCGCCATCATCATCCCCGGCGTCGTGATGGGCGCGATGTTCCTGCTGCCGAAGCTCGGCGAAACCACGCGCGGCCACCGCCTCAATCTCGTCTTCCTGGGCGCGTTGATCCTCGGCTCCGGCTGGCTCACATGGCTCGCCATGAAACAGGACGCCGCCGACCCGGGCTACCGGCTGGCCGTCGTCGAGGCGGATCGCGAAGCCCATCGCGCCGCCGAGCTTGCGCAGTCGCCGGACGGCATTCCGATTGCCGGCGCCGCGTCGTTGCTGCGCTCCGACCCGCTCACGCAGGGGCCCAAGATTTTCGCGAAGAACTGCGCCTCGTGCCATCGCTTCGACGGGCACGATGGGACGGGGCGTGCCGGTCAGGGACCGCCAACCGCGCCCGACTTGAAGCACTTCGCCTCGCGCGAATGGCTCGCGGGATTGCTCGATCCGGCGCGCGTGGACAGCCCGCACTACTTCGGCGGCACCAAGTTCATCGAGGGCAAGATGGCCAAATGGGTGAAGAAAAACGTCACGGCCTACACGCCAGGGCAGAAGGCGCAGTTGGCGAAAGTCATCATGGCCGTGAGCGCCGAGGCCGGGTTGCGCGCGCAGCGCGATTCAGACGCGCGCGACGCCGCGGCCATCAAGGAAGGCGCGGCGCTCGCGAAGGGCGACATCGGTTGCACGGAATGCCACGCCTTCCAGAAGCCCGACGAGGATGCCACCGCGCCGACACTGACGGGCTACGGCTCGCGCGAGTGGCTCGTCCGTTTCATCAGCAATCCGAAGCACGCGGACTTCTACGGCTCGCGCAACGACCGCATGCCCGCGTTCGGCGCCTCGCAAATCCTCGACGAGCAGAGCATCGGACTCGTGGCCGACTGGCTGCGGGGAGACTGGTATGTGCCGGCCCAAACGGGCACGGGGGCTTCCGCTGCGAAGCGGTGA
- a CDS encoding Rieske (2Fe-2S) protein: protein MQPESPQDNSGQAPAGERREFLKKALSAALGGATMAAPAAAGLAVYLDPLRRKAPAGRFVRVTTLEALPADGSPKKFPIIVSRVDAWNKTPATPVGAVYVRRTKEGALQAHNVACPHAGCFVDFQPERNGYFCPCHNSTFGLDGKIADEKSPSPRGLDELKVELRNEKEVWVHFQNFHAGHAKKIPVA from the coding sequence ATGCAACCGGAATCACCCCAGGACAACAGCGGCCAGGCGCCTGCGGGAGAACGCCGCGAGTTCCTCAAGAAGGCGCTCTCGGCCGCGCTCGGCGGCGCGACGATGGCCGCGCCGGCCGCGGCGGGACTCGCCGTGTATCTCGACCCGCTTCGTCGCAAGGCGCCGGCCGGCAGATTCGTCCGGGTCACGACCCTCGAAGCCCTTCCCGCGGATGGTTCGCCGAAAAAGTTTCCCATCATCGTCAGCCGCGTGGATGCGTGGAACAAGACGCCCGCGACGCCCGTGGGCGCGGTGTATGTCCGGCGGACGAAGGAGGGCGCGCTCCAGGCGCACAACGTCGCGTGCCCGCACGCGGGGTGCTTCGTGGACTTCCAGCCCGAGCGGAACGGCTACTTCTGCCCGTGCCACAACAGCACCTTTGGCCTCGACGGAAAAATCGCGGACGAGAAAAGCCCTTCGCCGCGCGGCCTGGATGAGTTGAAGGTCGAGCTGCGAAACGAGAAGGAAGTCTGGGTCCACTTCCAGAACTTCCACGCCGGCCACGCCAAGAAGATTCCCGTCGCATGA
- a CDS encoding tyrosine recombinase XerC, whose translation MAEPSLTQGHAPDALVDGFLVHLATDRDASRCTRKNYGAALAEFARWHSSERDSAPPWRALTRDDFRAYLRWLGRSGLSRASTRLRFSALRTFYRFLMRRGEVADTPVRDLALPKEPGRLPKFMTVEQVAQLLAAPLAELDALRTRSEPTVDATPWLRDAAILETTYSSGLRVSEVCALCCGDVDARGRALRVRGKGRKERLVPVGEPALDSIERYWLAVNHPRDAALPVFLARANDVQPVTQQVIQKRLKLYLARAGLDPALTPHKLRHSFATHLLDAGADLRSVQELLGHAHLVTTQVYTHLTTERLKRAYEQAHPRA comes from the coding sequence ATGGCCGAGCCGAGCCTGACACAGGGTCACGCGCCCGACGCGCTCGTGGACGGTTTCCTCGTTCACCTGGCGACGGATCGCGACGCGTCGCGATGCACCCGGAAGAACTACGGCGCCGCGCTGGCGGAGTTCGCGCGCTGGCATTCGTCGGAGCGCGATTCGGCGCCGCCCTGGCGCGCGCTCACGCGCGACGACTTTCGCGCCTACTTGCGGTGGCTCGGCCGGTCCGGACTGAGCCGTGCGTCGACGCGGCTTCGGTTCAGCGCGCTGCGGACCTTTTACCGGTTTCTCATGCGTCGGGGCGAAGTGGCGGACACGCCGGTGCGGGACCTCGCGCTCCCGAAGGAACCGGGCCGGCTGCCCAAGTTCATGACGGTCGAACAAGTTGCGCAGCTTCTTGCCGCCCCGCTTGCGGAACTCGACGCGCTGCGCACCCGCAGCGAGCCGACTGTGGATGCGACGCCGTGGCTGCGCGACGCGGCGATCCTCGAGACGACCTACTCGAGCGGGTTGCGGGTGAGCGAAGTGTGCGCCCTCTGCTGCGGCGACGTGGATGCCCGCGGGCGCGCGCTGCGGGTGCGCGGCAAGGGGCGCAAGGAACGGCTCGTTCCCGTCGGCGAGCCGGCGCTCGACAGCATCGAGCGCTACTGGCTCGCGGTGAACCATCCGCGCGATGCCGCGCTTCCCGTGTTCCTCGCCCGGGCGAACGACGTCCAGCCCGTGACGCAGCAGGTGATTCAAAAGCGGCTCAAGCTGTATCTCGCGCGCGCCGGGCTCGATCCGGCGCTGACGCCGCACAAGTTGCGGCACAGTTTCGCCACGCACCTGCTCGACGCGGGCGCGGATTTGCGGAGCGTGCAGGAGTTGCTCGGTCACGCGCACCTCGTCACGACGCAGGTTTACACGCACCTGACGACGGAAAGGCTGAAACGAGCTTATGAACAGGCGCATCCCAGGGCGTGA
- a CDS encoding MFS transporter, producing MPPQDTETTFRYERWRAVTGGILETAGATFLLLIAVKHFEAGATAKALIASGGSFGLLLSPFVVSRVEAWGCPTAKAASRAAAFGAACLLVMAAVPVVPVFVVGSVLAMASASAVIPLMTQVYQENYPEGERGRLFSKALIVRIGTAALFSELAGRALAADLGKNFRGLLLVFAAAFALGSWCLSRVPSRPLVSGGGSTHPLRALRFAREDRLFRLTLISWMFLGVGNLMMYPLRVEYLANPRHGLALDVGTVALIVGVIPNAARLVMSPLWGWLFDRMNFFALRMTLNFGFAVGVFAFFMSDSFAGLAVGAVIYGVSNAGGDVAWSLWVTKFAPPERVADYMSVHTFFTGLRGVVAPMLGFWLVQTVSMQTLGAICAGLIFCSLAVLFPEVKAAPKPKEKAAALVEEVSE from the coding sequence GTGCCGCCCCAAGACACCGAGACCACGTTCCGCTACGAACGCTGGCGCGCGGTCACCGGCGGCATCCTCGAGACGGCGGGCGCGACGTTCCTCCTGCTCATCGCGGTGAAGCATTTCGAGGCGGGCGCGACCGCGAAGGCGCTCATCGCGTCGGGCGGGAGCTTCGGCCTGCTGCTCAGCCCGTTCGTGGTGTCGCGCGTGGAGGCGTGGGGATGCCCGACGGCAAAGGCCGCGTCGCGCGCGGCCGCGTTCGGCGCCGCGTGCCTGCTGGTGATGGCGGCGGTGCCGGTCGTGCCGGTGTTCGTGGTCGGCTCGGTGCTCGCGATGGCGAGCGCGTCGGCGGTCATCCCGCTCATGACGCAGGTGTATCAGGAGAATTATCCCGAGGGCGAACGCGGCCGGCTTTTCAGCAAGGCGCTCATCGTCCGCATCGGCACGGCGGCGCTTTTCAGCGAACTCGCGGGCCGCGCGCTCGCGGCGGACCTCGGGAAGAACTTCCGCGGCCTGCTGCTGGTGTTCGCCGCGGCGTTCGCGTTGGGCTCGTGGTGCCTCTCGCGCGTGCCGTCGCGGCCGCTCGTGTCCGGCGGCGGCTCGACGCATCCGCTCCGCGCGCTGCGATTCGCGCGCGAGGACCGGCTGTTCCGGCTTACGCTCATCTCGTGGATGTTCCTGGGCGTGGGCAACCTGATGATGTATCCGCTGCGCGTCGAGTATCTCGCGAATCCGCGGCACGGGCTCGCGCTGGATGTGGGCACGGTGGCGCTGATCGTGGGCGTGATCCCGAACGCGGCGCGGCTCGTGATGAGTCCGTTGTGGGGCTGGCTCTTCGACCGGATGAACTTCTTCGCGCTGCGCATGACGCTGAACTTCGGGTTCGCCGTGGGCGTGTTTGCATTCTTCATGAGCGACAGCTTCGCGGGGCTCGCCGTGGGCGCGGTGATCTACGGCGTGTCCAACGCCGGCGGCGACGTGGCGTGGAGCTTGTGGGTGACGAAGTTCGCGCCGCCCGAGCGCGTGGCGGACTACATGAGCGTGCACACGTTTTTCACCGGGCTGCGCGGCGTGGTCGCGCCGATGCTGGGCTTCTGGCTCGTGCAGACCGTCTCGATGCAAACGCTCGGCGCGATCTGCGCCGGACTGATCTTCTGCTCGCTCGCGGTGCTGTTCCCCGAGGTGAAGGCCGCGCCGAAGCCGAAGGAGAAGGCAGCCGCGCTCGTGGAGGAAGTCAGCGAGTGA
- a CDS encoding DUF4199 domain-containing protein translates to MKVELKFGLLGGAAVSAWLLVASLVGFQLQRFEVVKYSGGLGLALLAVFLWLGIKAARARAAHGALSLEQGWKCGTLTALIAAVVAALFKFAYNHVIHPGWIEKAIAWERERMLAAGAAEKTIARMESGFRAANLDLYLFTLGIAETVIFSTFIALALAAILRRDPAASPTP, encoded by the coding sequence GTGAAGGTCGAGTTGAAATTCGGGCTGCTGGGCGGCGCGGCCGTGAGCGCGTGGCTGCTCGTGGCCTCGCTCGTGGGCTTTCAACTCCAGCGGTTCGAGGTGGTGAAATACAGCGGCGGGCTCGGGCTCGCGTTGCTCGCCGTGTTTCTCTGGCTCGGCATCAAGGCCGCGCGTGCGCGCGCAGCCCATGGCGCCCTCTCGCTGGAACAAGGCTGGAAGTGCGGCACGCTCACCGCGCTCATCGCCGCGGTTGTCGCCGCGCTGTTCAAGTTCGCCTACAATCATGTCATCCATCCCGGGTGGATCGAGAAGGCCATCGCGTGGGAGCGTGAACGCATGCTGGCGGCCGGCGCGGCCGAGAAAACCATCGCGCGCATGGAGTCCGGCTTCCGCGCTGCGAATCTCGACTTGTATCTGTTCACGCTCGGCATCGCGGAGACGGTGATCTTCAGCACGTTCATCGCGCTCGCGCTCGCCGCGATCCTGCGCCGCGATCCCGCCGCGTCTCCGACGCCTTGA